The proteins below come from a single Piscinibacter gummiphilus genomic window:
- the flgA gene encoding flagellar basal body P-ring formation chaperone FlgA — MDKTLLPLLRLFVFAWLIAGGAVAHAQSSTEAWVAVGQRFALAELKKAGVGRHEVVAGQLDPRLRLAACDEVQPYLPQGARLFGKTRVGLRCVKGVTNWNVYLPLMVNVYGPGLVSTAMLPVGHVLAAEDFRQAEVNLAEDLFQPAITDAAQLLGRTLAKAVTPGQSLRQTSLKPRQWFTAGDKVRIRVVGSDFSVAGAGEAITAGMEGQPARVRTDNGRVVSGFPVADRLLEITL, encoded by the coding sequence GTGGACAAGACCCTCTTGCCTCTGCTGCGCCTTTTCGTCTTCGCCTGGCTGATCGCCGGCGGGGCGGTGGCGCACGCCCAGTCGTCCACCGAAGCCTGGGTGGCCGTGGGGCAGCGTTTCGCCCTCGCTGAATTGAAGAAGGCCGGCGTCGGCCGCCATGAGGTCGTGGCCGGCCAGCTCGACCCGCGCCTGCGCCTGGCCGCCTGCGACGAGGTGCAGCCCTACCTGCCGCAAGGCGCCCGCCTCTTCGGCAAGACGCGCGTGGGCCTGCGTTGCGTGAAAGGCGTCACGAACTGGAACGTCTACCTGCCGCTCATGGTGAACGTCTATGGCCCCGGGCTGGTCTCAACCGCCATGCTGCCGGTGGGCCATGTGCTGGCCGCAGAAGATTTCCGTCAAGCCGAGGTCAACCTGGCTGAAGACCTGTTCCAACCCGCGATCACCGATGCGGCCCAGCTGCTCGGCCGCACGCTCGCGAAGGCCGTCACCCCTGGCCAGAGCCTGCGGCAGACGAGCCTCAAGCCGCGGCAGTGGTTCACGGCCGGCGACAAGGTGCGCATCCGCGTGGTCGGGAGCGACTTCTCCGTGGCCGGCGCCGGTGAAGCGATCACCGCCGGAATGGAGGGTCAACCGGCGCGTGTTCGTACCGATAACGGGCGGGTGGTGTCAGGTTTTCCCGTGGCAGACCGCCTGCTGGAGATCACATTGTGA
- the flgB gene encoding flagellar basal body rod protein FlgB — translation MLNKLTSTLDFHGQALTLRSERQRLIASNIANADTPNYVARDLDFASALKQATGAQQGAALNATQPGHLALGGTDAAVQGNLVYATPSQTNLDRNTVDMDRERANFADNSVRYEATLRFINGNVRTMLDAIRGGQ, via the coding sequence ATGCTGAACAAACTGACGAGCACGCTCGATTTCCACGGCCAGGCGCTGACCCTGCGCTCGGAGCGCCAGCGCCTGATCGCCAGCAACATCGCCAACGCCGACACGCCCAACTACGTGGCGCGTGACCTCGACTTCGCCTCGGCGCTGAAGCAGGCCACCGGCGCGCAGCAGGGTGCAGCGCTCAACGCCACGCAACCGGGCCACCTCGCGCTCGGCGGCACTGACGCCGCCGTGCAGGGCAACCTGGTGTACGCCACCCCCAGCCAGACCAACCTCGACCGCAACACGGTCGACATGGACCGCGAACGCGCCAATTTCGCCGACAACTCGGTGCGCTACGAAGCCACGCTGCGCTTCATCAACGGCAACGTGCGCACGATGCTCGACGCGATCCGCGGCGGGCAGTGA
- the flgC gene encoding flagellar basal body rod protein FlgC — protein MSMFQIFNVSGSAVSAQSQRLNVVASNLANADTVAGPDGQAYKARQVTFQTELMGQPGMPGAGAAAGVKVSTISEDQTPGRRVHDPKHPSADAEGYVTYSNVNAVEEMVNMISASRSYQNNVEVMNTAKTLLLKTLQMGQ, from the coding sequence ATGAGCATGTTCCAGATCTTCAATGTGAGTGGCAGCGCGGTGAGCGCGCAGTCGCAGCGCCTGAACGTCGTCGCCTCCAACCTCGCCAACGCCGACACCGTGGCCGGCCCCGATGGCCAGGCCTACAAGGCGCGCCAGGTCACCTTCCAGACCGAGCTGATGGGCCAGCCCGGCATGCCCGGCGCGGGTGCCGCGGCCGGCGTCAAGGTGAGCACCATCAGCGAAGACCAGACCCCCGGCCGCCGCGTGCACGACCCCAAGCACCCGAGCGCCGATGCCGAGGGCTATGTGACCTACAGCAACGTGAACGCGGTGGAGGAGATGGTCAACATGATCTCGGCCTCGCGCTCGTACCAGAACAACGTCGAAGTCATGAACACGGCCAAGACGCTGCTGCTCAAGACGCTGCAGATGGGCCAGTGA
- a CDS encoding flagellar hook assembly protein FlgD: protein MAVSNVQSAYDKLNAKSGVQTANEAGAADRFLKLLVAQMQNQDPLSPMDNAQVTSQMAQIQSVTGIENLNKTVQGLSGQFMQMQALQGTQLIGRDVIVPGNKLLIENGKAEAGFELNTAADSVKVEVLGPSGHVLDTLNLGAQSAGAHEFTWNAGTNATATGVTFRVTAMSGSTKLDTTPLMHDTVSAINTSGDSLTLELKNFGNVAYNQVKAFN from the coding sequence ATGGCCGTCTCCAACGTCCAGTCCGCCTACGACAAGCTCAACGCCAAGAGCGGCGTGCAGACCGCCAACGAGGCGGGGGCTGCAGACCGCTTCCTCAAGCTGCTCGTGGCGCAGATGCAGAACCAGGACCCGCTGTCGCCGATGGACAACGCGCAGGTCACGAGCCAGATGGCGCAGATCCAGTCGGTCACCGGCATCGAGAACCTCAACAAGACCGTGCAGGGCCTGTCGGGCCAGTTCATGCAGATGCAGGCGCTGCAGGGCACGCAGCTCATCGGCCGCGACGTCATCGTGCCGGGCAACAAGCTCCTGATCGAGAACGGCAAGGCCGAAGCGGGCTTCGAGCTCAACACCGCGGCCGACAGCGTGAAGGTCGAGGTGCTCGGCCCGAGCGGCCATGTGCTCGATACGCTGAACCTCGGCGCCCAGTCGGCCGGCGCCCATGAATTCACCTGGAACGCCGGCACCAACGCCACCGCGACTGGCGTCACCTTCCGCGTGACCGCGATGAGCGGCAGCACCAAGCTCGACACCACCCCCTTGATGCACGACACCGTGTCGGCCATCAACACCTCGGGCGACAGCCTCACCCTCGAACTGAAGAACTTCGGCAACGTGGCCTACAACCAGGTCAAGGCCTTCAACTAA